The following coding sequences are from one Achromobacter sp. B7 window:
- a CDS encoding ABC transporter ATP-binding protein: MTTPSTPAVLSAQGLVKRFGGFNAVDGVTLALHEGSIHALIGPNGAGKTTCFNLLTKFLTPDAGVIHYRGRDITALAPEQIARLGIVRSFQISAVFLGLTVLQNMRVALMRQHGDGMRFWRSRRSVDRLNERAMELLDAVGLANLADTTAAMLPYGRKRALEIAMTLALDPDIMLLDEPMAGLGQEDVARIAALIRRVAVNRSILMVEHNLSVVADLSDTITVLARGAVLAQGDYAAVSRDERVITAYMGSDEEAH, from the coding sequence ATGACGACGCCAAGCACCCCAGCGGTTCTGTCCGCACAGGGGCTGGTCAAGCGCTTCGGCGGCTTCAATGCCGTCGATGGCGTGACCCTTGCCCTGCACGAAGGCTCCATCCACGCCTTGATCGGCCCCAATGGCGCCGGCAAGACCACCTGCTTCAATCTGCTGACCAAGTTTTTGACGCCCGACGCGGGCGTCATCCATTACCGTGGGCGCGACATCACGGCGCTGGCACCCGAGCAGATTGCCCGGCTGGGCATCGTGCGGTCGTTCCAGATTTCGGCCGTGTTCCTGGGCCTGACCGTGTTGCAGAACATGCGTGTGGCCTTGATGCGCCAGCATGGCGACGGCATGCGCTTCTGGCGCAGCCGCCGTAGCGTTGACCGCCTGAACGAACGCGCCATGGAGCTGCTGGACGCGGTGGGCCTGGCCAATCTGGCGGACACGACGGCGGCCATGCTGCCCTATGGCCGCAAGCGCGCGCTGGAAATCGCGATGACGCTGGCGCTGGACCCCGACATCATGTTGCTGGACGAACCCATGGCGGGGCTGGGCCAGGAAGACGTGGCTCGCATCGCCGCATTGATCCGGCGCGTGGCGGTGAACCGCAGCATCCTGATGGTCGAACACAACCTGTCCGTGGTGGCGGACCTGTCCGACACCATCACCGTGCTGGCACGCGGCGCGGTGCTGGCGCAAGGCGATTACGCCGCCGTGTCGCGCGATGAACGCGTCATCACCGCGTACATGGGCTCGGACGAGGAGGCGCACTGA
- a CDS encoding ABC transporter ATP-binding protein has protein sequence MLAINDLNAWYGESHVLHGVNIDVQRGELVTILGRNGAGKTTTLRAIMGILDKRRGSIRLNGQETVNMAPHRIPRLGVVYCPEERAVFRSLSVTENLLLPPRLADGGMSLDEIYTLFPNLRERSASSGGNLSGGEQQMLAIARILRTGAQLILLDEPTEGLAPVIVQQIGHAIRTLKERGFTIVLVEQNFRFATKVADRHYVMEHGCVVDQLSADEARRDPARIARRLGV, from the coding sequence ATGCTGGCCATCAACGACCTTAACGCCTGGTACGGGGAATCCCACGTGCTGCACGGCGTGAACATCGACGTTCAGCGTGGCGAACTTGTCACCATCCTGGGCCGCAACGGCGCGGGCAAGACCACGACGCTGCGCGCCATCATGGGCATTCTGGACAAGCGGCGCGGTTCCATCCGCTTGAACGGGCAGGAAACGGTGAATATGGCGCCGCACCGCATCCCGCGGCTGGGCGTGGTGTATTGCCCCGAAGAACGGGCGGTGTTCCGCAGCTTGAGCGTCACCGAAAACCTGCTGCTGCCGCCGCGCCTGGCCGACGGCGGCATGTCGCTGGACGAAATCTACACGCTGTTTCCCAACCTGCGCGAACGCAGCGCCAGTTCCGGCGGCAACCTGTCGGGCGGCGAGCAGCAGATGCTGGCCATCGCGCGCATCTTGCGCACCGGTGCGCAGCTGATCCTGCTGGACGAGCCCACCGAAGGCCTGGCGCCCGTCATCGTGCAGCAGATCGGACACGCCATCCGCACGCTGAAAGAACGCGGCTTCACCATCGTGCTGGTCGAGCAGAACTTCCGCTTTGCGACCAAGGTGGCCGACCGCCACTACGTCATGGAGCACGGTTGCGTGGTCGATCAGTTGTCGGCGGACGAGGCGCGCCGCGATCCTGCCCGGATCGCACGCCGCCTGGGCGTCTGA
- a CDS encoding ABC transporter permease, giving the protein MFEIFGVPSTALFGQLLLGLINGSFYALLSIGLAVIFGLLNIINFAHGAQYTAGAFLAWMLLNYLGVNYWSALVLVPLIMAVFAVVVERLLISRTYRMDHLYGLLLTFGIALLIEGGLRQAYGVSGLPYTIPKALSGGVNLGFMFLPWYRGWAVAVSLVLCLAVWVLIEKTRVGAMLRAATENPTIVRSFGINVPLLITLTYALGVALASVAGVIAAPIYQVSPMMGSNLVVVVFAVVVIGGMGSIMGAIVSGFGLGIIEGLTKVFYPEAANLAIFIIMVLVLLCKPAGLFGKPLQVQNVLAAEATRQPVQLSRRAMRISMAVLAVVALAAPWFVYPTFLMKVLCFALFAAAFNLLVGYVGLLSFGHAAFFGAAAYATGIVMKVLGATPELGLLAGVVTGGLLGLLFGAIAIRRQGIYFAMITLALSQLVYFIAVQAGFTGGEDGLQSVPRGKLFGIFDLQNVMPMYYFTLAVFALGYAFVLRVLNSPFGEVIRSVRDNEQRARSLGYSTSRYKLLAFTLSASVAGLAGGLKVLVFGVASLTDVHWHANGEVVLMALLGGIGTVFGPLAGAFTFVSLQNYLAPLGSWVLIVQGAIFVLCVLLLRDGIMGLVARAWLAATRSKKES; this is encoded by the coding sequence GTGTTCGAAATTTTCGGTGTGCCGTCCACGGCGCTGTTCGGCCAGCTGTTGCTGGGCCTGATCAACGGGTCTTTCTACGCCTTGCTCTCGATCGGGCTGGCGGTGATTTTCGGTCTGTTGAACATCATCAACTTTGCCCATGGCGCGCAGTACACGGCCGGTGCGTTCCTGGCCTGGATGCTGCTCAATTACCTGGGCGTGAACTACTGGTCCGCGCTGGTGCTGGTGCCGCTCATCATGGCGGTGTTTGCCGTGGTGGTCGAGCGCCTGCTGATATCCCGCACCTATCGCATGGACCACCTGTACGGGCTGCTGCTCACGTTCGGCATCGCGCTGCTGATCGAAGGCGGGCTGCGCCAGGCCTATGGCGTGTCGGGGCTGCCGTACACCATCCCAAAGGCCTTGTCCGGCGGTGTGAACCTGGGCTTCATGTTCCTGCCGTGGTATCGCGGTTGGGCGGTGGCCGTGTCGCTGGTGCTGTGCCTGGCGGTCTGGGTACTGATCGAGAAAACGCGCGTGGGCGCCATGCTGCGCGCCGCAACGGAGAACCCGACCATCGTGCGTTCCTTCGGCATCAACGTGCCGTTGTTGATCACGCTGACGTACGCGCTGGGCGTGGCGCTGGCATCGGTGGCGGGCGTGATCGCCGCGCCCATCTATCAGGTCAGCCCGATGATGGGATCGAACCTGGTCGTCGTGGTGTTCGCGGTGGTGGTGATTGGTGGCATGGGGTCCATCATGGGCGCCATCGTCAGCGGCTTCGGGCTGGGCATCATCGAAGGGCTGACCAAAGTGTTCTACCCCGAGGCCGCCAACCTGGCGATCTTCATCATCATGGTGCTGGTGCTGCTGTGCAAGCCGGCCGGGCTGTTCGGCAAGCCCTTGCAGGTGCAGAACGTGCTGGCGGCCGAAGCGACGCGCCAGCCCGTGCAACTGAGCCGGCGCGCGATGCGGATATCCATGGCGGTGCTGGCCGTGGTGGCGCTGGCGGCGCCGTGGTTCGTCTATCCCACATTCCTGATGAAGGTGCTGTGCTTTGCGCTGTTCGCGGCGGCGTTCAACCTGCTGGTGGGCTACGTGGGCCTGCTGTCCTTCGGCCACGCGGCCTTCTTCGGCGCGGCGGCCTATGCAACCGGCATCGTGATGAAGGTGCTGGGCGCCACACCCGAACTCGGGTTGTTGGCGGGCGTGGTCACGGGCGGGTTGCTGGGGCTGCTGTTCGGCGCCATCGCCATCCGGCGCCAGGGCATCTACTTCGCGATGATCACGTTGGCGCTGTCGCAGCTGGTCTACTTCATTGCGGTGCAGGCGGGCTTCACGGGAGGCGAGGATGGCTTGCAAAGCGTGCCGCGCGGCAAGCTCTTCGGAATTTTCGACCTGCAAAACGTGATGCCCATGTATTACTTCACGCTGGCCGTGTTCGCGCTGGGCTACGCCTTCGTGCTGCGCGTGCTCAATTCCCCCTTTGGCGAAGTGATCCGATCGGTGCGCGACAACGAGCAGCGCGCCCGCTCATTAGGCTATTCCACGTCGCGCTACAAGCTGCTGGCCTTTACGCTGTCGGCCTCGGTGGCCGGGCTGGCGGGCGGCTTGAAGGTACTGGTGTTCGGCGTGGCCTCGTTGACGGATGTGCATTGGCACGCCAACGGCGAAGTTGTGCTGATGGCGCTGCTGGGCGGTATCGGCACCGTGTTCGGTCCGCTGGCCGGGGCCTTCACGTTTGTGTCCCTGCAAAACTACCTGGCGCCGCTGGGCTCGTGGGTGCTGATCGTGCAAGGGGCCATCTTTGTCTTGTGCGTGTTGCTGTTGCGAGACGGCATCATGGGATTGGTTGCGCGCGCCTGGCTGGCAGCGACGCGTTCGAAGAAGGAGTCCTGA
- a CDS encoding Dabb family protein: MFLHVVMLQLSSAADAGFHERVQVYCDRVLAECDGVAGYAFRPNQASRADGLTHAVVAAFADEAAHDRYQVSPAHQEMKTYMAGFIERLVVFDGEIPTFS; encoded by the coding sequence ATGTTTCTGCATGTGGTGATGTTGCAACTGTCGTCCGCCGCCGATGCCGGCTTTCATGAACGCGTCCAGGTGTATTGCGATCGGGTGCTGGCGGAATGCGATGGGGTGGCGGGCTATGCCTTTCGACCCAACCAGGCCAGCCGCGCCGACGGCCTGACGCACGCGGTGGTGGCCGCCTTCGCTGACGAGGCGGCCCATGACCGCTACCAAGTGTCGCCCGCGCACCAGGAAATGAAAACCTATATGGCCGGCTTCATCGAGCGCCTGGTGGTTTTCGATGGTGAAATCCCTACGTTTTCCTGA
- a CDS encoding fumarylacetoacetate hydrolase family protein, with protein sequence MDYVLPPQPPVAVPVDGSAALFPVRRVYCVGRNYAEHAKEMGFTGREDPFFFCKPADAVRPVADGETGKMSYPPKTSNLHYEMELVVVLGKGGRDIPVEQANECVWGYALGLDMTRRDLQGEMKKQGRPWEIGKAFDESAPIGPIHPRSVVGTLDKGAIWLDVNGQRKQSSDISQMLWNIPESISYLSGLFELQPGDIIFTGTPEGVGAVVQGDVITGGVEGLGELRVQIV encoded by the coding sequence ATGGACTACGTATTACCTCCCCAGCCGCCCGTCGCGGTCCCCGTGGACGGCAGCGCCGCGTTGTTTCCGGTGCGCCGCGTCTATTGCGTGGGTCGCAACTACGCCGAACACGCCAAGGAAATGGGCTTCACCGGCCGTGAAGACCCGTTCTTCTTCTGCAAGCCCGCGGACGCCGTCCGCCCCGTTGCCGACGGTGAAACGGGCAAAATGTCGTATCCGCCCAAGACCTCGAACCTGCACTACGAGATGGAACTTGTCGTGGTGCTGGGCAAGGGCGGCCGAGACATTCCGGTCGAGCAGGCCAACGAATGCGTGTGGGGCTATGCGCTGGGCCTGGACATGACCCGCCGCGACCTGCAAGGCGAAATGAAGAAGCAGGGCCGTCCCTGGGAAATCGGCAAGGCGTTCGACGAGTCCGCCCCGATCGGCCCGATCCACCCGCGCAGCGTCGTGGGCACCCTGGACAAGGGCGCGATCTGGCTGGACGTGAACGGCCAGCGCAAGCAATCCAGCGACATCTCGCAGATGCTGTGGAACATCCCGGAAAGCATTTCGTACCTGTCGGGCCTGTTCGAATTGCAGCCGGGCGACATCATTTTCACCGGCACGCCGGAGGGTGTGGGCGCCGTGGTGCAGGGCGATGTCATCACCGGCGGCGTGGAAGGCCTGGGCGAACTGCGCGTGCAGATCGTTTGA
- a CDS encoding entericidin A/B family lipoprotein, whose protein sequence is MRGKIVLTAFVVFGFVLAGCNTVAGMGRDMSRAGNAITNAADK, encoded by the coding sequence ATGCGCGGCAAGATCGTGCTGACCGCCTTTGTCGTATTCGGATTCGTGCTCGCCGGTTGCAATACCGTAGCGGGCATGGGCCGCGATATGTCCCGGGCCGGCAATGCCATCACCAACGCGGCCGACAAATAA
- a CDS encoding PhoH family protein, protein MPLPKLPTRPAAILTFPSGESARAQARTTKTAAAQSSTHAALADDDDELLVQPELDGMAEPARKAQIPAPARQVPPPAPAAPAATRAETRAAKTAPAPAKRGKPRAQNEPRKLFVLDTNVLLHDPSSLFRFEEHDIFLPMMTLEELDHQKKGMSEVARNARQVSRSLDALVQDATQLDEGLELAKLGNKDATGRLMFQTTAIHSTLPSDLPMGKADNQILGVVRALQEKFPQREVVLVSKDINMRLKARALGMAAEDYFNDHVLEDSDLMYTGVMQLPEDFWNKHGKDVESWQQGGTTFYRIHGPLCSQFVVNQFVYFEGQMPLYAQVREVSGKMAVLATLRDYTHGKNNVWGITARNREQNFAMNLLMNPECDFVSLLGQAGTGKTLLALAAGITQVLETKRYTEIIMTRVTVPVGEDIGFLPGTEEEKMLPWMGALEDNLDVLNMGDGEGNGDWGRAATMDLIRSRIKVKSLNFMRGRTFLNKYLIIDEAQNLTPKQMKTLVTRAGPGTKVICLGNVAQIDTPYLTEGSSGLTFVVDRFKGWPHSGHVTLQRGERSRLADYAGDVL, encoded by the coding sequence ATGCCGCTTCCGAAGTTGCCCACCCGCCCCGCAGCCATCCTGACCTTCCCCTCGGGCGAATCCGCCCGGGCGCAGGCCCGCACTACCAAGACTGCCGCTGCGCAGTCCAGCACCCACGCCGCGCTTGCCGACGACGATGACGAGCTGCTTGTGCAGCCCGAACTTGACGGCATGGCCGAGCCGGCACGCAAGGCGCAGATTCCCGCGCCCGCCCGCCAGGTTCCTCCGCCCGCCCCCGCCGCCCCGGCGGCAACCCGCGCCGAAACGCGCGCGGCCAAGACGGCGCCCGCCCCGGCCAAGCGCGGCAAGCCGCGCGCCCAGAACGAACCCCGCAAGTTGTTCGTGCTGGACACCAACGTACTGCTGCACGACCCCAGTTCGCTGTTCCGCTTTGAAGAGCACGACATCTTCCTGCCGATGATGACGCTGGAAGAGCTGGACCATCAAAAGAAAGGCATGTCGGAAGTGGCGCGCAACGCGCGTCAGGTCAGCCGATCGCTGGACGCGCTGGTGCAAGACGCCACGCAGCTGGACGAAGGGCTGGAGCTGGCCAAGCTGGGCAACAAGGATGCCACCGGCCGCCTGATGTTCCAGACGACCGCCATCCACAGCACGCTGCCGTCCGACCTGCCCATGGGCAAGGCCGACAATCAGATCCTGGGCGTGGTGCGCGCCCTGCAAGAAAAATTCCCGCAGCGCGAGGTCGTGCTGGTGTCCAAGGACATCAACATGCGCCTGAAGGCGCGCGCGCTGGGCATGGCCGCCGAAGACTACTTCAACGACCACGTCCTGGAAGATTCGGACCTGATGTACACGGGCGTGATGCAACTGCCCGAGGACTTCTGGAACAAGCACGGCAAGGACGTGGAATCCTGGCAGCAAGGCGGCACCACGTTCTACCGTATCCATGGTCCGTTGTGCTCGCAGTTCGTCGTCAACCAGTTCGTCTACTTCGAAGGCCAGATGCCGCTGTACGCGCAGGTGCGCGAAGTCAGCGGCAAAATGGCGGTGCTGGCCACCCTGCGCGACTACACCCACGGCAAGAACAACGTCTGGGGCATCACGGCGCGCAACCGCGAACAGAACTTCGCCATGAACCTGCTGATGAACCCGGAGTGCGATTTCGTATCGCTGCTGGGTCAGGCGGGCACGGGCAAGACGCTGCTGGCGCTGGCGGCCGGTATCACGCAGGTGCTTGAGACCAAGCGCTACACCGAAATCATCATGACGCGCGTCACGGTGCCGGTTGGTGAAGACATCGGTTTCCTGCCCGGCACGGAAGAAGAAAAGATGTTGCCCTGGATGGGCGCGCTGGAAGACAACCTTGACGTCCTGAACATGGGCGACGGCGAAGGCAACGGCGATTGGGGCCGCGCCGCCACCATGGACCTGATCCGCTCACGCATCAAGGTCAAGTCCCTGAACTTCATGCGCGGCCGCACGTTCCTGAACAAGTACCTGATCATCGACGAGGCCCAGAACCTGACGCCCAAGCAGATGAAAACGCTGGTGACCCGCGCGGGCCCCGGCACCAAGGTGATCTGCCTGGGCAACGTTGCCCAGATCGATACGCCGTACCTGACCGAAGGCAGCTCAGGCCTGACGTTCGTCGTAGACCGCTTCAAGGGCTGGCCGCATTCCGGCCACGTTACCTTGCAGCGCGGCGAACGTTCGCGCCTGGCCGACTACGCGGGGGATGTGCTGTAA
- a CDS encoding peroxiredoxin has product MTPSIGKPAPQFTAESTIGPISLEQCQGRAVILYFYPKDNTPGCTTESQDFRDLHADFLAASAVVIGISRDSLKSHENFKAKYELPFPLISDADETVCNLFGVIKQKNMYGKQVRGIERSTFLIDAYGVLVQEWRGVKVPGHAKEVLQAAKSIG; this is encoded by the coding sequence ATGACGCCCAGCATCGGCAAGCCCGCCCCGCAATTCACCGCGGAAAGCACGATTGGTCCGATCAGCCTGGAACAGTGCCAGGGCCGTGCCGTGATCCTGTATTTCTACCCCAAGGACAACACGCCCGGCTGCACCACCGAAAGCCAGGACTTCCGCGACCTGCACGCCGACTTCCTGGCGGCCAGCGCGGTGGTCATCGGAATCTCGCGCGACTCGCTCAAGTCGCATGAGAACTTCAAGGCCAAGTACGAACTTCCTTTCCCGCTCATCTCCGACGCCGACGAAACCGTGTGCAATCTGTTCGGCGTCATCAAGCAGAAGAATATGTATGGCAAGCAGGTGCGAGGCATCGAGCGCAGCACCTTTTTGATCGACGCCTATGGCGTGCTGGTGCAGGAGTGGCGCGGGGTGAAGGTCCCGGGCCACGCCAAGGAAGTCCTGCAGGCCGCGAAAAGTATCGGTTAG
- a CDS encoding Mth938-like domain-containing protein, whose translation MKLHTDPATAALNTVTAYGEGYIEVNQVRFSSSVAFGPEGEVTEWPVDSPADITSTLLHQAAGLTEPVRDPMAFLDEPEASPSRPANAPEVLLVGTGARQQFLRPEVLRPLLAMGIGVEIMDTHAASRTYNILMAEGRRVVVALIPPNGDPQK comes from the coding sequence TTGAAGCTGCATACTGATCCTGCGACGGCCGCCCTGAACACCGTGACTGCTTACGGTGAGGGGTATATCGAGGTCAACCAAGTTCGTTTTTCCTCGTCGGTCGCATTTGGCCCCGAAGGCGAAGTTACCGAATGGCCTGTTGACTCGCCGGCCGACATCACCTCTACCCTGTTGCACCAGGCGGCCGGTTTGACCGAGCCCGTCCGCGACCCGATGGCTTTTCTGGATGAACCGGAAGCCAGCCCCAGCCGCCCGGCCAATGCGCCGGAAGTCTTGCTGGTAGGCACGGGCGCCCGGCAACAGTTCCTGCGTCCCGAAGTGTTGCGTCCCCTGTTGGCCATGGGAATCGGCGTCGAGATCATGGACACGCACGCCGCCTCTCGCACCTACAACATCCTGATGGCAGAGGGCCGGCGCGTGGTCGTCGCCCTCATCCCCCCCAATGGAGATCCACAGAAATGA
- the alaC gene encoding alanine transaminase, with translation MRKFSRIERLPPYVFNITGELKMAARRRGEDIIDMSMGNPDGATPKHIVDKMVEATSRPTTHGYSVSKGIPRLRKAICDWYQRRYAVEFDPDSEAIVTIGSKEGLAHLMLATLDRGDTVLVPNPSYPIHIYGAVIAGANIRSVRMTPGVDFFEELERAVRESIPKPKMMVLGFPSNPTAQCVDLSFFERVVALAKEHDILVVHDLAYADITFDGYVAPSIMQVPGARDVAVEFFTMSKSYNMAGWRIGYMVGNRELVSALARIKSYHDYGTFTPIQVASIAALDGPQDCVSEIVAQYQSRRDVLVRGLHEAGWNVEIPKASMYIWAQIPEPYRAMGSLEFAKRVLSDAKVAVSPGIGFGEYGDDYVRFALIENEQRTRQAVRGIKDMFRKDGLLK, from the coding sequence ATGAGGAAGTTCTCTCGCATCGAGCGTTTGCCCCCGTACGTTTTCAACATTACTGGCGAGCTCAAGATGGCGGCGCGGCGGCGGGGCGAGGACATCATCGACATGTCCATGGGCAACCCGGACGGTGCCACACCCAAGCACATCGTCGACAAGATGGTGGAGGCCACCTCGCGTCCCACCACTCACGGCTATTCCGTGTCCAAGGGCATTCCGCGTCTGCGCAAGGCGATTTGTGATTGGTATCAGCGCCGCTACGCGGTCGAGTTCGATCCGGATTCCGAAGCCATTGTCACCATCGGCTCCAAAGAAGGCCTGGCGCACTTGATGCTGGCCACGCTGGATCGCGGCGACACGGTGCTGGTGCCCAACCCCAGCTACCCGATCCACATCTACGGCGCGGTGATTGCCGGCGCCAACATCCGTTCGGTGCGCATGACGCCCGGCGTCGATTTCTTCGAAGAGCTGGAACGCGCGGTGCGCGAGTCCATCCCGAAGCCCAAGATGATGGTGCTGGGTTTTCCCAGCAACCCGACCGCGCAGTGCGTGGACCTGTCGTTCTTCGAACGCGTGGTGGCGCTAGCCAAGGAACACGACATCCTGGTGGTGCATGATCTGGCCTACGCCGACATCACCTTTGACGGCTATGTCGCGCCGTCCATCATGCAGGTGCCCGGCGCGCGCGATGTCGCCGTCGAGTTCTTCACGATGAGCAAAAGCTACAACATGGCGGGCTGGCGCATCGGCTACATGGTGGGCAACCGCGAGCTGGTCAGCGCGCTGGCGCGCATCAAGAGCTATCACGACTACGGCACGTTCACGCCGATCCAGGTGGCGTCGATTGCCGCCCTGGACGGCCCGCAGGATTGCGTGAGCGAGATCGTGGCCCAATACCAAAGCCGCCGCGACGTGCTCGTGCGCGGCCTGCACGAAGCAGGTTGGAATGTGGAAATTCCCAAGGCGTCCATGTATATCTGGGCGCAGATCCCCGAGCCCTACCGGGCGATGGGCTCTTTGGAATTTGCCAAGCGTGTCCTGTCGGATGCGAAAGTGGCCGTGTCCCCCGGGATCGGCTTCGGCGAGTATGGCGACGACTACGTACGCTTCGCTCTTATCGAAAACGAGCAGCGCACCCGCCAAGCGGTGCGCGGCATCAAAGATATGTTCCGCAAGGACGGATTGCTGAAATGA
- a CDS encoding homoserine dehydrogenase: MRPMKVGLLGLGVVGGGTWTVLSRNAEEIARRAGRRIEVTRAAVRDVAKARARVGDSILVDTDVHALVRDPEIDIVVELIGGDTLALELVMEAIANGKHVVTANKALLAKHGNEIFAAAYERGVMVTFEAAVAGGIPIIKAIREGLTANRIQWVAGIINGTTNFILSEMRSRGLPFADVLAEAQRLGYAEADPTFDVEGVDAAHKLTLLASLAFGVPVQFDRAYIEGISQLAAEDIEHAERLGYRIKLLGVTKRRPDGIELRVHPALVPSERLLANVEGAMNAVLVKGDAVGPTLYYGQGAGEEPTASAVVADLVDVTRLHTADPGNRVPHLAFQPDAMSDTPILPIELVSTSYYLRLRVDDQPGVLADIARILADRSISIGSMIQQPSHIGGADIIFLTHEAVEGNINQAIERIEEMPFVRSKVTRLRVENLT, translated from the coding sequence ATGCGTCCCATGAAGGTGGGCCTGCTTGGTCTTGGCGTTGTTGGCGGAGGCACATGGACCGTGCTGTCGCGCAACGCGGAAGAAATCGCCCGCCGCGCCGGCCGCCGCATCGAAGTCACCCGCGCCGCCGTGCGCGACGTGGCCAAGGCGCGCGCCCGCGTGGGCGACTCGATCCTGGTTGATACCGATGTGCACGCGCTGGTGCGCGACCCGGAAATCGACATCGTTGTTGAACTGATCGGCGGCGACACGCTGGCGCTGGAACTGGTGATGGAAGCCATCGCCAACGGCAAGCACGTCGTCACCGCCAACAAGGCGCTGCTGGCCAAGCACGGCAACGAGATCTTCGCCGCCGCCTACGAGCGCGGCGTCATGGTCACGTTCGAAGCCGCGGTGGCCGGCGGCATCCCCATCATCAAGGCGATCCGCGAGGGCCTGACTGCCAACCGCATCCAGTGGGTGGCGGGCATCATCAACGGCACCACGAACTTCATCCTGTCGGAAATGCGCTCGCGCGGGCTGCCGTTCGCCGACGTGCTGGCCGAAGCCCAGCGCCTGGGCTACGCCGAAGCCGATCCCACCTTCGACGTGGAAGGCGTGGACGCCGCGCACAAGCTGACGCTGCTGGCCTCGCTGGCCTTTGGCGTGCCGGTGCAGTTTGACCGCGCCTACATCGAAGGCATCTCGCAGCTGGCCGCCGAAGACATCGAACATGCCGAGCGCCTGGGCTACCGCATCAAGCTGCTGGGCGTGACCAAGCGTCGCCCCGACGGCATTGAACTGCGCGTGCATCCCGCGCTGGTGCCGTCCGAGCGCCTGCTGGCCAATGTCGAAGGCGCGATGAACGCCGTGCTGGTCAAGGGCGATGCCGTTGGCCCCACGCTGTATTACGGTCAGGGCGCGGGCGAAGAGCCCACCGCATCCGCCGTGGTGGCCGACCTGGTCGACGTGACGCGCCTGCACACCGCCGATCCGGGCAACCGCGTGCCGCACCTGGCGTTCCAGCCGGATGCCATGTCGGACACGCCGATCCTGCCGATCGAACTCGTCAGCACGTCGTACTACCTGCGCCTGCGCGTGGACGACCAGCCGGGCGTGTTGGCGGACATCGCCCGCATCCTGGCCGACCGCTCGATCTCGATCGGTTCGATGATTCAGCAGCCCTCGCACATCGGCGGCGCCGACATTATCTTCCTGACGCATGAAGCCGTGGAAGGCAACATCAATCAGGCCATCGAGCGCATCGAGGAGATGCCGTTCGTGCGGTCCAAGGTCACCCGTTTGCGCGTGGAGAACCTGACATGA